The genome window ccggcagattcctcgatgacaccaagtcagctcgagtcgctctggcaggatgcaggggaccgtagtcagcctgatccgcaatcctggcaggtctcggggacacagagtcagccgagccgcaatcctggcaggtctcgggacaccaagtctgccgagccgcaaatcctggcactcacggttcgagcgtccccgaaactcgtgaggcaagttaAGTGCACtgaactgaaatcggactggatgtccgtagacatcggtctaACTGTTGGTAATCACCAACAAAGATGGGTACGatgtgggtttaaaataaattccattaTAAAAATCCGATTAAAAAGGAAATCTTAAATGGTGCTGCTGTTTCATCTGATTCCAACCATAAACTatgtttctataacttgtaaataagcagcacggacttatagaactgttaCAGTACTGATCATGTTCGGAACCGTagtaaaacttactcaagatcaaataaagaaatttattcaaataaactcatttctaaaaatttatttatataaaatcaatataaactcatttatagaacttatttatataaaatcaacatcaaatcattcatgaaatcttgtttatgaaagaaagtccactcacaaatggtccgagctaattggacCTCGTAAAGTTCTTTTCGGcgatcctgtcgggctcctggtgcctgataatccataaagattaaatcaataaactgctgaataaagagaatttcaactaaacaccctgcccccggctcctagaaatacgtgcattcaAATTTAAGTTACTCCTGAGCCCACATTAACTTTTTAGACTCTTAGGTCAGTTTTGAAAGACCCGACGCTTACTTAAGCGATAAGCTATTCGaccggccgacccgggaccccgcgGGTCCACTgcctccgatggccaatctgggattcCCTGAGGTTTCTTATAGAGCGGGAACCATGTTTTGCGAATTTGGttcgaaacggacggtcggattggccaaaatcgcgttatcgcttaaaatccaaaccctagccccagggttggtgattccggagtatccgggactccgattcgcaatccgtcaaatcctacacgatcctgacatcatgtagaccgacatatctgaaattcagcgcgatccgattatttaacgacactgcacccatggatcgcgcgatatgaaaaatccgttcggggctcaaacggactccgaatcgagatccgcgaaatctcacacgctcgtgacgacacgagggtcacaaatctgtacagaattacatcagtaccctcgcccacgtgctccagcacgcgccggcagctttgggtgtccaaagcgatttcgggtggccgaaaaatctcggaaccaagactccaaactcctaccttaggtaaaacaccccatttggagtcacttttgttcttggacaacccccaaaaagtgaccagaaatagtagtttcgagCCGCCGAAGTTCTGGccagatttcaagtcgaaaatcgaaccccttagagctaaaatcgatcgaagcccatatgcccatcagctagagcacaaaaaatagctgagaaaccataccttactcgatcgatttggtggagaaacgaagaagaatttcgagctgaaaatttgggtagcttcggacgaacctccgtcggaaaacacgattttccagccagctcagggcggccccggagTGGAGGCtggtcaggttgtgacggTGACACGGAGACGGACCCGTAGATatccacggcggagatcggctcagcctgtggtggccgggccgccGCCTGGAAGTCGAACGGGCGCAATTCGCGGGTGCGAcgcgaaggagagagagggaagagagagaagtgacgggagagagagagaggggtataaaatctgactttttggccaaattactattttgtctttcgcggtttttagaccatatcttcttcgttatggctccgattcgggtctactccatgtctacgaactcgtttcgtcgtgctctacgcaatggcgtaagcggaattcccaaagtctttctcgattaaaaagtcaaatttcccccattaaaatatgcgagggcaaacttgtctttttgcaaaaaagatattttccttacttttttagatattttctttctttttagatattttgttttgggttcttacaatatATACAATATCAACTATAATActtgaaattttatataagTATGTAACGTAACAAAATACTAAATGAGGtaatgaaggagaagaaagtgATTAAGTTACCATCTCATTTGCTTCTCATGTACGAAATTTTAGAGTTCAAgctaattctaaaataatttgaGAGAAATGtcttaaaactaaaattatatattatttcttgcATATGACTCATAGCATATTCAAAATATGCTTTTACAAACTTATTTCTATGcctaaacaaataatttaatatattgtCATCCTCATATTCATGTTCCCACAAAAATTTCTCTATGATCTTCCTCTGATTTTTGGTTCATATCCTTGTTATATAGGTTTTCCCTTTCCCatccataaaaaaattgtttcatATAAGAATATCCACTCATAAATATAGTATTTACATATAATATGTGTAATTTCAACTAAAATACTAATGTAATTACTGATGTATTTACATAAATAtagtctttcttcttcttttctttttttgccttaAATTTGTGGCACCAAGTAATTACTGATgtaaaagttaaaacaaattaacagTGGTTCTTGAATCTTGCTCATGTCCGCGTGTTTAAGAGGGACAACCCGATAACAGTGATTGTCCAGACACCACAGGCCTACACAAAGAGAGTCTAAGTCCACAGGTCAGGTCAGGTCTTCTCTTTGAAATGTCTAAggagaaacaaataaaaaaccaaaagcaaacgTACGCAAAACGCACTCTTGTCTTTTGGTACTCCCCTCTTGTGTATTGCCTTTACTTCCCTGCTATATCCATCCACGGACAAGATCAATAACAAAGTCGTCAAGCAACCATCTAGACCGGGGCCACAAGCAGAGTCAAGGTCTTCTCTTAATGTCCTATCCTATCCTATACGTCTAATTTGAGCAGCCCTATTGGACCAAGGAGGAGGAAAATAACACAAAACCGACTTACTTTGTGGTTCTAGACTAGTTGATAACAACCATCATTGATGTAGCAGTGTGAAGTATACCACATAaatgaattaataaataaatacaattcTCTACTAATTAAGGTACAAAATAATCAGCAAACATGAATTTGGCCAGTTGATCGTTAGTCCTCCCCCCAAGAACACTCTCCCTttatggggaaaaaaaaaaaaaaaaaaatctacaaaAGGATCAATAATATTCAAACACAGTTTTTGCTATAAAAGCTGTAGTTATTTTCATTCAGAGGAACAAACAGACAAATGGGTTCCTCAAGATTGCTaattttcttcattcttccTATACTCTTGGTCTTGGACCCTCTTGCTCCTGCCATAGCGGATGACCAAAACAGCCACACTGTTTGCACGGAGAAAGCAGACTACTGCTGGAGCTGCTCCAATGCTAACAACACCATCAATGGCAGCATCTACAAACAAAATCTCAACTCCCTCCTCTCCTCTTTCCCTTCCAACGCCCAAATCAATTCCAGGTTTTACAATTTTTCTCTGGGACAAGCCCCCAACACAGGGAACGCAATTGCCGTATGCAGAGGGGACGTTGCACCCAAAGATTGCCTCACCTGTTTCAGAGACTCTGTTTCTATTCTCCTGCAGAACTGTACCAGTACTAATGAGCAGGAAGCAATCATATGGGCAGAGCGCTGTACGGTTCGATACTCGACCGTCTCGATTTTGGGTGTGCTTGAAGATGAGCCTGTTCTGCGTTTGAACAGCCCACGTAACGCATCAAACGCTGAACTTTACAATCAGGTGCTTAACCccttatttaaaaatttaagtgAGAAAGCTGCAGCAGGGGACTCTCTTTCAAAATTTGCAGCAGGGCATGCGCTGGTGCCTGTAACAAATCAAACTATATATGCAACTGTCCAGTGCAGCCCTGATTTGGACAAACAAAACTGCAGCAATTGCCTTGAAGAGTCCATCTCAGATATTCGAAAGTGTTGTGGTGGTCTGGAAGGAGCAAGAGTTCTTAAACCCAGCTGTTATTTGAGGTTTGAGTCCAATCCTTTCTATGAGCCTGGAGCAGATACCCTAATAAACCTTCCAGGCGAACAAGGTAtaatactttatttttgtttgttgcttaatttcttgtttgagCCCCAATTAGTTAACACCACGTTGCTAACAAACAGagccttttgatttttgcAGGAAATAATACAAGTGGAAATAAGCCGAGTAACATTACAACAAAAGTGTCGCCACCGTCGTTCTTTCGATTGGTATTGTCATTGTGCTTATTATCAGCATTTGCATTCTTGTGAGAGTTTGGAAGctaagaagaggaagaaagttcattcaattttgtttgattACAAATTGGAATTTAATAAGGGCACTTTTTGTTTGTAAGTGCTTGAATTTGTCAAGGCCCATGTAATAAAGATTActgctctttttcttttcttttttttttttttttaaataataagaaTAAGGATTATTCTATGGtatattctttcttcttcttttttacaGTACGATATTCTAAGTTATTTTAATATACGAGTTCTGATGCAAAGTGCAGACACTGTATGGTATAATcttaattttgcttttgtaaTGTCTAAGTGTATATTCGTGCCAAATCTAAAGGTCTTAGCAAGATTTTGGTGGAAGGAGATTCTAAGCTCATAATTGATTGTGTTAACAAAGTTTGTGAAGTCCCCTGGCGTCTCTAAACCTTGGTTAAGAATATTCATTTCTTGGCTTGTTGTGAGGAAATCTCCTTTCAAAGTGTCCCACGTGAGGCaaatttttgtgtttatgttttcttgaaattgaaaaccatGTCATTGTCTTAGGCTTGCAAGCAATTACGGACTGAACCAATCAACACCATTCTATATGCAATACGCATGGAGATGGCCGACAACCACCCATCGAAACCCACAACCAACTCCTCTCCGTCCCTCTTGTGagctctctgtttttttaataaataattttggctactttttaaatttgcaTTTTGGGATGAATTCTTATTTGGCTTTCTTTTATGCAGGTTCCAATTTCTTAGCGTGGGAATCGGTTCATCACCTTGCTGCACCTTTCTGCTTCTTAGTCTAAAAGTGCAGACtttaagagcatctccaccgCAGGGACTTGAGCCAGGGCAAGAGGCCCATTCCCTCGGTTTTGGACCTCCAGGGCAGCACCTGCAGCCCGGGCAAGCCCTGGGTCCCACCAGCCTGGGCAAGCCCAAGGGTAGATTTTGCCTGGGCTTCAGTCCGAGAGCGCTGATGTTAGTGTTGATGTCACGATGACTTCAGCgagtcaaaaaaatttaaaaaaatggaaaaaatcaaaatcaaaatttttataaaaaaaataccaaaaatttatggatgttttccctataaatacataacaattttattcactttccctataaatacataacaagtttatattttgttgcatattcttttttttttccttgcccTTACACTAGCCTTTTGGGGTAGAACAAAAAAAGGCAAGGCTGCCATTATTTACAtaaatagtggcagcccttgcttgcccttgcccttgccATAGCCCTTATGCGTGGAGATGCTCTGATGAACCACTTGTGTTCTTCTCAAGGTACAGGGACTTAGGGTTTCTTTATGAGAagtttaaaactaaaaaataaaagagagggAAATTTGGGTAACGTCGCTAACAGAGAGGAGCTGACGATTGTCagtaaacaaaattcaatcaaataaCGTGTTTGATTCGTTTGACTTGTCGCCAACTACTAGCCCTACCATCTGTATCgactttttctttcatttatttcaTCACCGACTTCATATACCATATATAGCCACATatcataatatttaaatacaatATCCTCATACAGATTCCAAAGGGAAATGCAATGGTGTCCTCAAGATTTCTGTGTCTCCTTTTTCCCATTCTTTTACTCATCGCTACTCATCAAGCCTTTGCTGAAGAAGATTGGCTAGCTTATCAAAGCCACTTGTGTTCAAACAACAAAGGCAACTACACCACCAATAGTACCTACCACAGAAACCTCAACACCCTTCTCTCCTCCCTTCCCTCTAACAACACCGGTAACGGCTATGGCTTTTACAATTCATCCTATGGCCAGAGCTCCGACAACAACCAAGTTTATGCAATTGCACTTTGCTATATGGTCAATATTGACGACCCTGGCTGCAGCAATTGCCTTAATGTCTCCAGGTACGCTCTCATTGAGCTCTGTCCTAATCAGAAGGAAGCTATGTTTTTCACCGACGGTTGTATGTTACGCTACTCAAACAGTTTGATATATGGCACCATGGAAACTGCGCCTTCTCTCTGTATGTCCAACCCACAAGACGTACCGTCTTCCACCGTCATCGAATTCTTTGAAAAGCTAAGGGAGTTGTTAGGGAGCTTAAGAAGTGAAACTGCAGCTGCTGGTTCTCTTCGTAAGTTTGCATATGAAAACGCAAGCGGTGAAAATATCCAAACAATATACGGTCTTACGCAGTGCACGCCAGACTTGTCCGAGCAAGACTGCAATGATTGCTTAATTGGTGCTATTGGAGGTTTGTACATGTGTAGTAATGGGAAAATAGGTGGGAGAGTTATTAGACCCAGCTGTTACTTTCTGTATGAGGTTTACGCCTACATTAACATTTCAGCTGTCAAGCCACTGCCATCTCTACCAAGCCCACCATTATCATCACCACCAATATCTCCTCCTCCGCCTTCAACAACCGGGAATTCACAAGGTTTCTGAGTCTCTGAATTTTTgcactgtatatatatacatatatatatacagtgcATGCTAATAACTAGAGTAAAGCAATTGGGGTTTGCGGCAACTGTTAGGTTACGGAAAGCAACCTAattcaactttcaattttgtcttTATACAGAAGATTCTTTTACTGAGACAGCTTTCGGTGGAAAGCAGATAGTAAAAGCAGATTCTCTGTAGATGACAATAATGATGTCGGCAACTGATAACTTTGGCATGTGGAGAGGTTGGCTGCTTTCGGCTGCTTTCGGCATGCTACTGTCAGCTTCTTTTGGCATGTGAAGGTGTCAGGAAACATGATGAGGCCTAGTCCGAGTGGAGGTCATAGGCATCATATGGGTCTTGACTGTCTTCATACCAAGACTTGGGCTTGACCGatattgtaagaacccaaaacaaaatatcaaaaagaaataaaatatctaaaaaggtaaggaaaatatcttttagcgaaatgaccaaattgccctcgcatattttaatgggggaaaatttgactttttaatcgggaaagaatttgggaatttcgcctacgccattgtgtagagcgcggcgaaaggagttcgtagacacggagcagacccgaatcggagccgtaacgaagaagttatggtctaaaaaattacgaggggcaaaatggtaatttggtcaaaaagtcagatatttatatcactctctctcctctcccccgtcagccctctctctcctcccgcagcCAAACCGCCCGCGACCTCCACCCATTCAACTCGTCGCCACGGCCACCATACTTGGAACCGATCTCCTCCGTGGGTACCGTTGAAACCGTGACTCGACCGCCGTTCTTTTCCGACCAACACCAGCCTCGGGGGTGCCGGAatctggccggaaaaccatgatTTCCGACGATggttcgtccgaatgccacccgaacttccagctcagatttctcctccgtttctccaccaaatcgatcgagtaaggtatggtttttgacctatttttcgtgctctagctgatgggtatatgggtttcgatcgattttagcgttaaggggttcgatttacgacttgaagtttggccgaaacttcggccgctcgaaactaccatttctggtcactttttgggggtagtccaagaacaaaagtgactccaaatagggtgttttacctagggtaggagtttggagtcttggttccgagatttttcggccacccggtatcgctttggacacccaaagctgcccgcgcgtgctggagcgcgtgggcgagggtactgatataattctgtgcagatttgtgaccctcgtgtcgtcacgagcgtgtgggatttcgcggatctcgattcggagtccgtttgagccccgaacggattttccatatcgcgcgatccgtgagtgctgtgtcgttaaatagtcggatcgagctgaattttggatatgtcggtctacgtgatttcaggatcacgtaggattcgacggattgcgaatcggagtcccggatactccgaaatcgcgaaccctggggctagggtttgagttttaagcgataacgcgattttggccaatccgaccgtccgattcggaccaaattcgcagaacatggttcccgttgtgtgagaaaccttcagggaaatccagattggccatcggagattgtGGACCCAACGGGTCCCgaggtcggccgatctgacagttatcgcttagctgagtatcggacctcccaaaactggtccaactgtccgaaaaggctaatgtgggcataggagtatttttgtaaattgaaaagcacgtatttctaggagccgggggcagggtgtttagttgaaattcgttttatttcagcagtttattaatttaatctttcggggtaatcaggcaccagaagcccgacaggattttaaaaggagacctctgagggatcgaagtagctcggaccatctgtgagtggaccttctttcataaatcagatttcatgaatgaattgatgtgcttttatataaaatagattttataaatgattttatctacatgagttttataaatgagtttatttgagtaagtttcttcattcagtctttgagtaagttttaatacgattttgaatatgagtagtacagtaataattctataagtcggtgctgcttatttaccagttacagaaacagagtttgagttttgaatcagttaagaccgcagcatgacttgagttttacagttattattcagatatttctttttaaaaggacattattttaaaaccacctcgtacccgtttttctttatggtgattacccagagtcggaccgatgtctacggacatccagtctgattatagttcagtcagtgcacttgacttgcctcacgagtttcggggacgctcggaccgtgagtgccaggatttgcggctcggcagacttggtgtcccgagacctgccaggattgcggctcggccgactttatgtccccgagacctgccaggattgcggatcaggctgactacggtcccctgcatcctgccagagcgactcgagttgacttggtgtcatcgtggaatctgccggcgggacaggctgatcatagtcccctgatttctccagtttgcggctcgggtaagtctgtgtgacgcccgagacctgccagggaattgacggaaatgacaggggtacataccggtggtattttcaaaggattctgagtttctttattaaatgttgattttcagctattataaatcagttttttctgatttttcggacatagatccctttatatttattcagttatgaaaggtctgagtacagagtttttatacgcgtttgatttcagtacttttatgaaagctttgaattcagtggtttttgtatgaaactttcgagcttgaatatgactgatatagaatgccttgaattgactatgcgtgatgtagaaagtaagtattcagttttatttagttaaatttcttttttacaatgggggatattatgtttatgagaattgctttgaagaacattatttttggtccactcacatttttcaaactgtttttcgcccccaggccatagaggtacgcgggatccaccaccgggccaatcatagcttccgcaccatcAAGTAAGGTAgcgttgtagaaaatcctttaaaccctgagaacttgagaatatgctctgagatccagttgaaaatttggtgttTAGAATCGAATTGATTACTAGAaacattctggcagttgggtgaaaatatttgagattgttgacagatgaaaattttttgggattgatcaaaatacagaggagactctgccgaattttcggcagaagtctaaggaaatttaaagagaaattgaagtaagaagggtaaaaaggtcatttgtgcccgacattcgcctggtgtcggacacgcacaggacttgactcgaattccaaagtggaaattgggtcgggtcctgtcagatATGGGCTGGCAACTAGAGGACGAAGGAGACCCAttgtcttcatcatcatccattTGAGAGGCTTGTAGGATCAACTGGCAGGCAATTTCTTGAAGCTCTGATTTGGATTTTCCTTCGACTGAGAGGGAAGATCGAACAGATCCAGTACGAGAAATAGGATGCGGTATTGGTTCATTTGGGAGATCATTGTAGACATATTTGGCAATTCTGTCAACTTCAAACTTATCCCACCATTTGACTGAAAATTGGCGGGCAAAAATGCGAGCATCTTTGGTGACTCTATAAGACCACTTCAGAATCCAGGGAACTTTGTACCTGGCAATAAATAACATTTgctttggaaaaaaataagtCAACTGCGGAGAACTTGGCCTTCTTAGTATAATGGATAATCAACTCATGAACTGATACTAGCAGGATATCATCAACTGGACCATGCTTTTCCCACCAATGGAAGAACCAGTAGGGGAAAGggcatttaaatttattatcaaaattgatgaaCCAGGAATGACTAAAATCTTCAGATTGGTGAAGAAAGATAGTGTACCAGGCTTCAATATAATCAGAATAATTATATTGCAATtttgattggagcaactttaACTCAAAAGGACGACTTGCAAAGGCTGCTTAGCTTATAATCTGATGGATATA of Prunus dulcis chromosome 4, ALMONDv2, whole genome shotgun sequence contains these proteins:
- the LOC117623928 gene encoding cysteine-rich repeat secretory protein 38-like — translated: MGSSRLLIFFILPILLVLDPLAPAIADDQNSHTVCTEKADYCWSCSNANNTINGSIYKQNLNSLLSSFPSNAQINSRFYNFSLGQAPNTGNAIAVCRGDVAPKDCLTCFRDSVSILLQNCTSTNEQEAIIWAERCTVRYSTVSILGVLEDEPVLRLNSPRNASNAELYNQVLNPLFKNLSEKAAAGDSLSKFAAGHALVPVTNQTIYATVQCSPDLDKQNCSNCLEESISDIRKCCGGLEGARVLKPSCYLRFESNPFYEPGADTLINLPGEQGNNTSGNKPSNITTKVSPPSFFRLVLSLCLLSAFAFL